The Bacillus sp. Marseille-Q1617 genome has a segment encoding these proteins:
- a CDS encoding DUF2621 domain-containing protein translates to MQLDGWFLYFILFWVVFLTASFAIGGFFMFRKFLKRFPKEDGKSDMDWEEYYVNETIHLWGDQEKKMLNELVTPVPDLFRDVAKHKIAGKIGELAIREKAPSISQELVIRGYIMATPKRDHKFLRKKLDDMKIDVTPYENLF, encoded by the coding sequence ATGCAGCTAGACGGATGGTTTTTATACTTTATCCTTTTTTGGGTGGTTTTCTTAACGGCTTCCTTTGCCATAGGCGGCTTCTTTATGTTTCGAAAATTTTTAAAGAGATTTCCTAAAGAAGATGGAAAGTCAGATATGGACTGGGAAGAATATTATGTTAATGAAACGATTCATTTATGGGGCGATCAGGAAAAGAAAATGTTAAATGAATTAGTCACTCCTGTTCCTGATTTATTCAGAGACGTGGCTAAACATAAAATCGCCGGAAAAATCGGGGAATTGGCTATCAGGGAGAAAGCTCCTTCCATTTCACAGGAACTGGTGATCAGAGGCTACATCATGGCCACGCCTAAACGAGATCATAAATTCCTGCGAAAGAAATTAGATGATATGAAGATTGACGTCACTCCTTATGAAAATTTATTTTAA
- a CDS encoding cytochrome c biogenesis CcdA family protein has product MADINLFLAFGAGFLSFISPCCLPLYPAFLSYITGMSVSELKTDNAMLQRRSLIHTIFFLLGFSVIFIAIGFGTSFIGEFFLDYKDLIRQLGAIFIVVFGLVVLGVFTPEMLMKERKIEFKNRPSGFIGSVLIGMAFAAGWTPCTGPILASVLALAATNPGSGVLYMTAYVLGFAIPFLILSFFIGRMQWIRKNSAKIVKIGGYIMIAVGIMLFFDWMTVILSYFTSIFGGFTGF; this is encoded by the coding sequence ATGGCAGATATCAATTTATTTCTGGCTTTCGGTGCGGGGTTTTTAAGTTTTATTTCCCCATGCTGCCTGCCTTTGTATCCGGCCTTCCTGTCTTATATAACAGGGATGAGTGTCAGTGAACTAAAAACGGACAATGCCATGCTGCAAAGAAGAAGCCTTATACATACAATATTCTTTCTCTTGGGCTTTTCAGTCATTTTCATCGCGATCGGATTCGGTACATCATTCATTGGAGAATTCTTCCTGGACTATAAAGATTTGATCCGCCAGCTCGGCGCAATTTTCATTGTTGTGTTCGGATTGGTTGTCTTAGGTGTATTTACCCCGGAAATGCTGATGAAAGAACGTAAGATTGAGTTCAAGAACAGACCGTCGGGGTTTATTGGTTCCGTATTGATCGGGATGGCATTTGCAGCAGGGTGGACACCGTGTACCGGTCCTATTCTTGCCTCGGTCCTGGCACTCGCAGCAACAAATCCGGGTTCGGGTGTATTATATATGACAGCTTATGTGCTTGGATTCGCCATTCCGTTTCTCATTCTTTCTTTCTTCATCGGCAGAATGCAGTGGATCAGAAAAAACAGTGCAAAAATCGTTAAAATCGGCGGTTATATTATGATTGCAGTCGGAATCATGCTTTTCTTTGATTGGATGACTGTCATTCTTTCATATTTCACTTCCATATTCGGGGGCTTCACAGGATTCTAA
- a CDS encoding response regulator codes for MATILVVDDAKFMRMTLGNMLTSSGHTVVGEAENGVEAVLKYDELQPDLVTMDITMPEMDGIEAVKEILTKYPKAKIIMCSAMGQQRIVVEAIESGAKDFIVKPFDEVRVVDAIKRVLGL; via the coding sequence TTGGCAACTATACTGGTAGTGGATGATGCTAAGTTTATGAGAATGACACTTGGGAATATGCTGACATCCAGTGGACACACTGTAGTAGGGGAAGCGGAAAATGGAGTGGAAGCTGTACTGAAATATGATGAACTTCAGCCAGACCTGGTAACAATGGATATTACGATGCCAGAGATGGACGGGATAGAAGCAGTGAAGGAAATCCTGACAAAGTATCCGAAAGCGAAGATCATTATGTGCTCGGCCATGGGGCAGCAAAGAATCGTAGTGGAAGCAATAGAAAGCGGCGCCAAGGACTTCATCGTAAAACCTTTTGATGAGGTAAGGGTCGTTGATGCAATAAAGAGGGTTTTAGGTTTATAA
- a CDS encoding YvrJ family protein yields MESIIPFISEVGFPIVVTMYLLYRIETKLDAVVSSIQTLPQRMKE; encoded by the coding sequence ATGGAGTCTATTATTCCTTTTATTTCTGAGGTCGGATTTCCAATAGTGGTGACGATGTATCTGCTATATCGCATAGAAACGAAGCTGGATGCAGTGGTGTCATCCATTCAGACCCTTCCTCAAAGAATGAAAGAATAG
- a CDS encoding aspartyl-phosphate phosphatase Spo0E family protein — protein MSKQELLERIEKKRAQLIEIVAENGLSSPQAIQYSQELDLLLNSYNTTYIKKYSTQVS, from the coding sequence GTGTCTAAACAAGAGCTTCTGGAACGTATAGAGAAAAAGCGTGCTCAATTAATTGAAATAGTTGCCGAAAATGGACTATCGTCACCTCAGGCCATTCAATACAGTCAAGAATTGGATTTACTATTGAACAGTTACAATACAACTTACATAAAGAAATATTCGACTCAAGTAAGCTGA
- a CDS encoding CcdC family protein — protein sequence MMIASSIAAICMGFFVLFIRMKAQKKPVSGKKIILPPIFMSTGALMFVFPFFRVTMAELFEALAVGMLFSILLIKTSKFEKRDNDIYLKRSKAFAFILIGLLIIRIVAKSILSTTIDYGALSGMFWILAFGMIVPWRIAMYVQYRKLYQENSDLTTNSI from the coding sequence ATGATGATTGCTTCATCCATCGCAGCAATATGTATGGGATTTTTTGTTTTATTTATTCGAATGAAGGCACAGAAAAAGCCGGTAAGCGGTAAAAAAATTATTTTACCGCCGATATTTATGAGTACAGGCGCTTTAATGTTTGTTTTTCCTTTTTTTCGCGTGACGATGGCGGAACTTTTTGAAGCACTCGCTGTGGGAATGTTGTTTTCCATTCTCCTGATAAAAACGTCTAAATTTGAAAAACGGGATAATGATATCTATTTAAAAAGATCCAAAGCATTTGCGTTTATATTGATTGGTCTTCTAATCATCCGGATAGTCGCCAAATCGATTCTCAGTACCACAATCGATTATGGGGCACTTAGCGGGATGTTCTGGATTCTTGCATTTGGGATGATTGTTCCTTGGCGTATTGCCATGTATGTTCAATATCGAAAACTCTATCAGGAAAATAGCGACCTTACGACCAACTCCATTTGA
- a CDS encoding site-2 protease family protein yields MFTLHDIWTFFLAFFLTLPLVTIVHEAGHVLVARIFGAKIKFAIGTGKKLFNIGPLEVNRMYFMEGWCQYTELKYNKVWSHVLIYLSGSLFNLIVILMINFLIYQGVFPVHIFFYQFVYFSVYFIFFSLFPYRNGDGKPSDGLAIYDVIKYGKAADPID; encoded by the coding sequence TTGTTCACTTTACATGATATCTGGACGTTTTTCTTGGCATTTTTCTTAACATTGCCGCTTGTGACAATTGTACATGAAGCAGGTCATGTATTAGTGGCCAGAATATTTGGAGCAAAGATAAAATTTGCAATCGGTACCGGGAAAAAGTTATTTAATATAGGGCCCCTTGAAGTCAATAGGATGTATTTTATGGAAGGTTGGTGTCAATACACTGAATTGAAATACAATAAAGTGTGGTCGCATGTGCTGATCTATTTATCCGGCAGCCTATTTAATCTTATAGTCATCTTAATGATTAATTTTCTCATCTATCAAGGTGTTTTTCCGGTTCATATCTTTTTCTATCAATTTGTTTATTTTTCTGTATATTTTATCTTTTTTTCACTATTCCCTTACCGGAACGGAGATGGAAAGCCAAGCGATGGACTGGCCATCTACGACGTAATCAAATACGGAAAAGCCGCAGACCCTATAGATTAA
- a CDS encoding ATP-binding protein — protein sequence MIKYKGRILFVSAGALLIIIWDFIYYFVLHYSFNLQVDLLFATLILFIGYYTGKNYDESNEIVTALNKSEEKIKRLNEELQLVLQNISEVVFHTNLEGEFQFLNQSWEDLTGYSLKESLHKNALHFISFHERHEFLRLLRKTISEKKEKTKMDFSFQMRNGQFRWGEVNIKLNYNEKGELAGTVGTISDITERIHNEEELLEMNETLAIESQKLSVAGQLAAGIAHEVRNPLTSINGFLQLLRDDADEKTREYLEIVFSEIKRIELVLSELLIVAKPQSVTYKRINIVETLDHVARLLNTNAILYNIEIQTAFQKQELYIKGDENQLKQVFINLVKNAIEAMPHGGNIMIQAGLNQYNKVEITFKDEGIGMKKQVLDKLGEPFFTTKTKGTGLGLTICLRILRDHSADINVQSEQGEGTTFSIRFDAVQQQERKKREQLHNA from the coding sequence ATGATAAAGTATAAAGGAAGAATCTTGTTTGTTTCAGCAGGAGCTTTATTGATCATTATTTGGGATTTCATCTACTATTTTGTTCTTCACTATTCTTTCAATTTGCAAGTTGATTTACTTTTCGCGACGCTTATATTATTTATCGGATATTATACTGGTAAAAATTACGATGAAAGCAATGAAATCGTAACAGCGCTTAATAAGAGTGAAGAAAAAATTAAGAGGTTGAACGAAGAGCTGCAGCTCGTCCTGCAAAATATTTCAGAAGTGGTGTTTCACACAAATTTAGAAGGAGAATTTCAATTCCTGAATCAATCGTGGGAAGACTTAACGGGTTACAGCCTGAAAGAAAGCTTACATAAAAATGCTCTTCACTTTATTTCATTTCATGAACGACATGAATTTCTGCGTCTGTTGAGAAAGACCATCAGCGAGAAAAAAGAAAAAACAAAGATGGATTTTTCCTTTCAGATGAGGAATGGGCAGTTTCGATGGGGAGAAGTAAACATCAAACTGAATTATAATGAAAAAGGTGAACTGGCTGGTACAGTCGGAACGATATCCGATATAACCGAAAGAATACATAATGAAGAAGAACTGCTGGAAATGAATGAAACCCTTGCCATAGAATCACAGAAACTTTCAGTTGCAGGACAATTAGCAGCAGGCATTGCCCATGAAGTGAGAAATCCCCTAACATCCATAAATGGTTTTCTCCAGCTATTAAGGGATGATGCGGATGAAAAGACGAGGGAGTATCTCGAAATCGTGTTTTCTGAAATTAAAAGAATTGAGCTGGTACTCAGTGAATTGTTGATCGTTGCGAAGCCTCAGTCCGTTACTTATAAACGTATTAATATCGTTGAAACACTCGACCATGTGGCAAGACTGCTCAATACGAATGCAATTCTTTACAACATAGAAATACAAACCGCTTTTCAGAAGCAGGAGTTATACATAAAAGGAGACGAAAATCAGCTTAAACAGGTTTTTATCAACCTCGTAAAGAATGCCATAGAAGCAATGCCCCATGGAGGCAACATAATGATCCAGGCTGGGTTAAACCAATACAATAAAGTGGAAATTACCTTTAAAGATGAAGGGATAGGCATGAAGAAACAAGTCCTCGATAAGCTGGGAGAACCGTTCTTTACCACTAAAACCAAGGGGACAGGTCTTGGCCTGACAATCTGTTTGCGCATATTAAGGGATCATTCTGCTGATATTAACGTCCAAAGTGAACAGGGTGAAGGAACGACATTTTCAATACGATTCGACGCTGTCCAGCAGCAAGAAAGGAAAAAAAGGGAACAACTACATAATGCATGA
- a CDS encoding ABC transporter ATP-binding protein produces MEKGPAITTARQREIFFRLMRYTKPHKKKIFTAFLLLLFTTIGDVLGPIIIKVFIDDYLTPREFPYGPLIALGSAYVVIQIGNVLISYFQLLKFQEIALNIIQQLRVDVFTKVQSLGMKYFDKTPAGSIVSRVTNDTEAIKDMFVSVMVSFIQGAFLLTGIFIAMFALNAKLALFCLFILPLILYIMVLYRKYSSIFYQDMRERLSQLNAKLSESLQGMSIIQVFRQEQRMREEFGDINEKHYLAGMKNIKVDGLLLRPAIDLVYVAALIVVLSFFGITSFNQPIEIGVLYAFVNYLDRFFEPVNQIMMRLSLFQQAIVASSRVFTLLDEEEVSPSQSSENGVSHEIEEGQIAFKDVTFSYDGQKEVLKNITFTANPGETVALVGHTGSGKSSIINLLMRFYDYSSGDILIDGRSIKSYPMNELREKMGLVLQDPFLFYGTIRDNIKLHNEAMTDEEILEAARFVQANVFIEKLENGYSSKVVERGATLSSGQRQLIAFARTIAAQPKILILDEATANIDTETEEAIQTALSKMRKGRTTIAIAHRLSTIQDADLILVLHQGEVAERGTHQELLMKKGIYHKMFLLQNGLVEGMEDVVSKGIS; encoded by the coding sequence GGGATGTGCTCGGTCCGATCATCATTAAAGTCTTCATCGATGATTACTTGACACCGAGAGAATTTCCTTATGGACCGCTTATCGCTCTCGGATCGGCATATGTAGTGATTCAAATAGGAAATGTTCTCATTTCTTACTTCCAACTATTAAAGTTCCAGGAAATTGCATTAAACATCATTCAGCAGCTTCGGGTAGATGTCTTTACAAAGGTTCAAAGTCTTGGTATGAAATATTTTGATAAAACTCCTGCGGGCAGTATCGTATCACGCGTGACAAATGATACTGAAGCGATCAAAGATATGTTCGTAAGTGTAATGGTCTCTTTCATTCAAGGAGCATTTTTACTCACGGGAATCTTTATCGCAATGTTCGCTCTTAATGCGAAGCTCGCACTATTTTGTTTATTCATACTACCCCTCATTCTCTATATCATGGTTCTTTACCGAAAATACAGCTCTATATTCTATCAAGATATGAGAGAAAGATTGAGCCAACTAAACGCAAAATTAAGTGAGTCTTTACAGGGGATGTCAATCATACAAGTCTTCAGGCAGGAACAGAGGATGCGTGAAGAGTTTGGTGATATCAATGAGAAGCACTACTTGGCGGGCATGAAAAATATTAAAGTGGATGGACTCCTTTTAAGACCCGCAATAGATCTTGTGTATGTCGCAGCATTGATTGTAGTGCTTAGTTTTTTTGGTATTACCTCATTTAATCAGCCAATTGAAATAGGCGTACTGTATGCATTTGTCAACTATCTTGACCGTTTTTTTGAACCAGTCAATCAAATTATGATGCGGTTATCCTTGTTTCAGCAGGCAATCGTTGCCTCTTCGAGGGTTTTTACATTATTGGATGAGGAAGAAGTATCCCCTTCTCAATCATCAGAGAATGGCGTTTCCCATGAAATTGAAGAGGGGCAAATAGCATTTAAAGATGTTACTTTCTCATATGATGGACAAAAAGAGGTGCTCAAAAATATCACCTTTACTGCCAATCCCGGTGAGACCGTGGCACTCGTTGGTCATACAGGGAGCGGGAAGAGTTCAATTATTAATCTCCTGATGAGATTTTACGACTACTCTTCCGGGGATATATTAATAGATGGAAGATCCATTAAATCCTATCCAATGAATGAACTGAGGGAAAAGATGGGACTTGTGCTTCAAGATCCTTTTCTCTTCTATGGCACAATCAGGGATAATATAAAACTTCATAATGAAGCCATGACCGATGAAGAAATTTTAGAAGCAGCCAGGTTTGTGCAGGCAAACGTATTTATTGAGAAGCTCGAAAATGGTTATTCCAGCAAAGTAGTAGAGAGAGGTGCCACGTTATCTAGCGGACAGAGGCAGCTGATTGCTTTTGCCAGAACGATTGCAGCACAACCAAAGATATTGATCCTCGATGAAGCGACGGCCAATATCGATACGGAGACAGAGGAAGCGATCCAGACCGCGCTATCTAAGATGAGGAAGGGCAGAACTACCATCGCCATCGCCCACCGCTTGTCAACGATACAGGATGCAGATCTCATCCTGGTACTGCACCAAGGTGAGGTAGCGGAAAGAGGAACACATCAGGAACTTCTTATGAAGAAAGGGATCTATCACAAGATGTTTTTATTACAAAATGGACTTGTAGAAGGAATGGAAGATGTGGTTTCAAAAGGGATTTCATGA